One segment of Larus michahellis chromosome 14, bLarMic1.1, whole genome shotgun sequence DNA contains the following:
- the DHRS7C gene encoding dehydrogenase/reductase SDR family member 7C isoform X1 yields the protein MGILAVLALPLLLLGISGIMYIYQSVRWLLSKSAVQNKVVVITDAISGLGKECSRVFHTGGARLVLCGRTWEKLEALYDALISVADPSTTYAPKLILLDISNINCIQDVAKEILNCYGCVDILINNASMKVKGAVQSISLELDKKIMEANYFGPITLTKAILPNMISRRTGQIVLINSIQGKIGIPFRAAYAASKHAAVGFFDCLRAEMEEFDISVSTVNPTFICSYHRQPAPGNWEASIWKFFFRKVAYGVHPVEVAEEVLRTVSSKKQEVLMANPIPRAAVYIRTFFPELFFAIVASGIREKLKTEEEN from the exons ATGGGCATTCTTGCTGTACTTGCTCTACCATTGCTTCTCTTAGGGATCAGTGGAATTATGTATATTTACCAGTCAGTCAGGTGGCTATTGTCCAAGTCGGCTGTGCAAAACAAGGTGGTGGTGATCACGGATGCCATCTCTGGACTGGGCAAAG AATGTTCTCGGGTGTTTCACACAGGAGGCGCAAGGCTTGTGCTGTGTGGCAGGACATGGGAAAAGTTGGAAGCCTTGTATGATGCTTTAATTAGTGTGGCAGACCCCAGTACG ACATATGCACCAAAGCTCATACTTCTGGATATCTCAAACATAAACTGCATTCAAGACGTAGCTAAGGAAATCCTGAATTGCTATGGCTGCGTGGATATACTGATCAACAATGCAAGTATGAAAGTGAAAGGAGCAGTGCAGAGCATTTCATTGGAACTTGATAAAAAGATAATGGAAGCCAACTATTTTGGACCTATAACACTAACcaaag ccatTCTTCCCAACATGATCTCAAGAAGAACTGGCCAAATTGTTCTAATTAATAGTATCCAAGGAAAAATAGGAATCCCATTTCGTGCAGCTT atgctgCTTCTAAGCATGCTGCTGTAGGCTTTTTTGATTGTCTTAGAGCTGAAATGGAAGAATTTGATATTTCTGTCAGCACTGTGAATCCAACTTTCATCTGTTCATACCATCGTCAACCAGCACCTGGCAACTGGGAGGCATCTATTTGGAAAT TCTTTTTCAGAAAGGTGGCATATGGTGTGCACCCAGTGGAGGTGGCAGAGGAAGTCTTGCGCACAGTGAGCAGTAAGAAGCAAGAGGTACTTATGGCCAACCCTATACCCAGAGCAGCAGTTTATATTCGCACCTTCTTCCCAGAGCTGTTTTTTGCCATTGTTGCCTCAGGGATCAGGGAAAAGCtgaagacagaagaggaaaattga
- the DHRS7C gene encoding dehydrogenase/reductase SDR family member 7C isoform X2 yields MYIYQSVRWLLSKSAVQNKVVVITDAISGLGKECSRVFHTGGARLVLCGRTWEKLEALYDALISVADPSTTYAPKLILLDISNINCIQDVAKEILNCYGCVDILINNASMKVKGAVQSISLELDKKIMEANYFGPITLTKAILPNMISRRTGQIVLINSIQGKIGIPFRAAYAASKHAAVGFFDCLRAEMEEFDISVSTVNPTFICSYHRQPAPGNWEASIWKFFFRKVAYGVHPVEVAEEVLRTVSSKKQEVLMANPIPRAAVYIRTFFPELFFAIVASGIREKLKTEEEN; encoded by the exons ATGTATATTTACCAGTCAGTCAGGTGGCTATTGTCCAAGTCGGCTGTGCAAAACAAGGTGGTGGTGATCACGGATGCCATCTCTGGACTGGGCAAAG AATGTTCTCGGGTGTTTCACACAGGAGGCGCAAGGCTTGTGCTGTGTGGCAGGACATGGGAAAAGTTGGAAGCCTTGTATGATGCTTTAATTAGTGTGGCAGACCCCAGTACG ACATATGCACCAAAGCTCATACTTCTGGATATCTCAAACATAAACTGCATTCAAGACGTAGCTAAGGAAATCCTGAATTGCTATGGCTGCGTGGATATACTGATCAACAATGCAAGTATGAAAGTGAAAGGAGCAGTGCAGAGCATTTCATTGGAACTTGATAAAAAGATAATGGAAGCCAACTATTTTGGACCTATAACACTAACcaaag ccatTCTTCCCAACATGATCTCAAGAAGAACTGGCCAAATTGTTCTAATTAATAGTATCCAAGGAAAAATAGGAATCCCATTTCGTGCAGCTT atgctgCTTCTAAGCATGCTGCTGTAGGCTTTTTTGATTGTCTTAGAGCTGAAATGGAAGAATTTGATATTTCTGTCAGCACTGTGAATCCAACTTTCATCTGTTCATACCATCGTCAACCAGCACCTGGCAACTGGGAGGCATCTATTTGGAAAT TCTTTTTCAGAAAGGTGGCATATGGTGTGCACCCAGTGGAGGTGGCAGAGGAAGTCTTGCGCACAGTGAGCAGTAAGAAGCAAGAGGTACTTATGGCCAACCCTATACCCAGAGCAGCAGTTTATATTCGCACCTTCTTCCCAGAGCTGTTTTTTGCCATTGTTGCCTCAGGGATCAGGGAAAAGCtgaagacagaagaggaaaattga